From a single Daphnia pulex isolate KAP4 chromosome 2, ASM2113471v1 genomic region:
- the LOC124207924 gene encoding alpha-(1,3)-fucosyltransferase C-like, protein MSYKLNSDVRLLYGRIHPESTAPETLEETHRMIEAMHLPSARNYAANNTRPVVWMASHCTTNSLRERYVKQLSKYIPVDIYGGCGNFSCPHSKTNFVSDPKYYEMMETEYKFYLSFENFICNDYVMEKFFEIMNHNIVPIVYGGPNYSQFAPHHWYINALDFTPEKLAQYLLLLNANDNFYNEYFWWKDHQRVESGVVQMAQHAFCDLCKKLHEDEKITK, encoded by the coding sequence ATGAGCTACAAATTGAATTCAGACGTCCGGCTGCTTTACGGTCGCATCCATCCGGAATCGACGGCCCCAGAAACACTTGAAGAGACGCACCGGATGATTGAAGCGATGCATCTTCCATCCGCCAGGAATTATGCTGCCAATAACACGCGCCCGGTCGTTTGGATGGCGTCTCATTGCACCACAAACAGTTTGCGAGAAAGGTACGTCAAACAACTGAGCAAATACATTCCGGTCGATATTTACGGCGGATGCGGCAATTTCAGTTGCCCTCacagcaaaacaaatttcgtgTCTGATCCAAAATACTACGAAATGATGGAAACGGAATACAAATTCTACTTGtcctttgaaaatttcatctgCAACGATTACGTGATGgagaaattctttgaaatCATGAACCACAATATCGTTCCTATCGTTTACGGTGGGCCCAATTACAGCCAGTTCGCCCCCCATCATTGGTACATCAACGCCCTGGATTTTACTCCGGAGAAACTGGCCCAGTACCTGCTATTGCTCAACGCCAACGACAATTTTTACAACGAATATTTCTGGTGGAAGGATCACCAACGAGTGGAAAGTGGAGTGGTGCAAATGGCGCAACACGCTTTCTGCGATCTGTGCAAGAAACTTCACGAGgacgaaaaaataaccaagTAG